The Budorcas taxicolor isolate Tak-1 chromosome 8, Takin1.1, whole genome shotgun sequence genome includes the window GCAGGCCCTTGATctatcccccccgccccccccaaccccattGGCCTAACTCAACTTTGCGTCAGGACAGAACAGGTGGCCAGCACAGTTTTAGAAATCCAAGCACACTTGCGTCTCAGAGGTTTCTGCTCTTTCTCGCCTTATATCCTTATTCTTAATCCCCCATCCACTAGCTGATCACCTCTTGCTTCTCAGCTTGATGAAAGGGTGAtaaggtaggctgcagtccatggggtcgctaagagtcgaacacgactgaacgacttcactttcacttttcactttcatgcattggagaaggaaatggcaacccactccagtgttcttgcctggagaatcccagggatgggggagcctggagggctgccgagaggttgcacagagtcggacacgactgaagtgacttagcagcagcagtgagccaAAGGCTcccccgggtggtgctagtggtaaagaacccactacTGGATGTAGTGCCAATGCAGATgtatgagacacaggttcaatccctgggtcaggaagatcccctggaggagggcatggcaacccactccggtattcttgcctggagaatcccatggacagaggagcctggcaggctacggtccacagggtcgccaagagttgaacatgactgaagcgacttagcacagcacacacacagcccgGTGAGCCAAGCACTGTAGCAGGCATCTCACATGACACTTCACAGAATCCTGGGAGATAGGCAGAGCTGAGGAAATCAAGGTTCAGAATGCAAATGACTTGCCCCAGAGCAAACAGCTCTTGGAGCGTGCTATAACCCAAGTTTCTCCAACTTCAGTGTACCAGGTCTCCTTAAAGCATTTGAGAGCTCTAATGATAGCAACCCGGCCACAAGCAGTGTCCAATCTAGTCGGGAAGATGAATGGATGCAGAGGAGTTTGCAGGTGGACGTCTGTTAGGGGGACACAGGAGCACAGAGGGAGGGAGTCAGAAGGTTCTGCAGAGAGGGGGTGCCCACATCGAGTACTGAAAGGTAAGTGGGTGCCTGTCAGGTAGCTTAGAGGAGGGACAGGCATCCCAGGCAGGGAGCGTAGCCTGAGCAAGGGCTCTGAGGGAAGCATGGTGCAGTTTCCAATAGTTAGTGTTTGGAAAAATAGATGAGGATAAGGTCGTGGAGGCAACTaggtgcatgtgctcagtcatgttcaactctctgcaaccctctggactgtagctcgccaggctcctctgtccatgggatttttcaggcaagaatactggagtgaatcaccgtttgctactccaggggatcttcctggtccagggatcgaacccacatctctggaggctcctgcattacaggtagcttctttacccgctgagccatcaaaCGCTAGAGGTAAGGGCTTGGATTTAACTGATGACACAAAGGGCTAAGGACGGCAAGCATGGGCAGTGGGGGAGGAGCTTGTAAAACCAAGAATGCCAGGCTTTGAGTGTCTTAGTGAAGTGGGATGCACAGGTCAAGTGGCACAGGGTGAATAatgacacccccccccccgccccgcccgcaaGATGTCCTCATCTGAATCCCTggaatctgtgaatatgttaccttttGTAAGTGCTTGGCAGGGTTGCCATAGCAGCAATTGGTCCTAAGTCAGATGGTATCACGtctttgctcaaaattctctagtgCTTTCTGACCTCATGCAGAGCTAGAGCCAAAGTCCTAGCAATGGCCTGTGaagagagaatctgcctgcaatgcaagagatccaggttcaatccccgaacatctttagaggaggaaatgcaaccaactccagtattcttgcctggagaattccatgggcagagcctgaagggctacaatccacagggtccaaagagtcggacatgactgagtgactaacccccacccccatatatttattttggttattgtctgtctctcccccagcccccactgaCTGGAATATAAGTTCTCTGAGGGCAGAGATTTTTGTCCTTTTGTTCCCCTCACTGCTGCCTGCCTTGCACATAGCGAGCTCTCAAGAAATACTGATTGGATAAGCCAGGTTTAttacaaaatttagaaaaaaggaaatcacTTCAAAAACTCTATCTCAAATATACCCTAACACAAGACAAAGGTTCCCAGTAACTAGAAAGCCCTGGGACACTCGATTGTGTCATAATCAGTGATGTCACCACAGGCGAAATTCTCAAGTTGCCCTCTTATTTCAGTCTTTCAGGCCTTGAGGCCGGTGGGATTGAGGAACTTTCTGAGAGCAAGATGGCTCTTGAGAGCGTGTGGGCACCACAGGCAGCAGTCATAGGGGATGGGCCGTCCGAGAGAGTAGGTGAGCAGGGCTCCCCACACACACAGGTCCTCCAGACTGCCTCCTTGAAGGATGGCCCAGCCAAGCGGGCAGTGTGGGTGCGCCGGAACCATTCAGAGCCAGAAACTACAACATCACCTGAGGTCAAGAAGCCCAAGCTAGAGCTGACCAAAGCCGTGGTCGTGGACCTTGGCACAGGCTACTGTAAATGTGGCTTTGCCGGGCTGCCAAAGCCCACCCACAGGATCTCAACCACAGTGGGCAAACCCTACATGGAGACTGCCAAAACTGGCGACAATCGCAAGGAGACATTCGTGGGGCACGAGCTTATCAACCCAGAGGTTCGTCTCAAGCTGGTTAACCCTCTGCGACACGGCATCATTGTGGACTGGGATACAGTGCAGGATATCTGGGAATATCTCTTCCATCAAGAAATGAAGATTGCCCCAGAGGAGCACGCGGTCTTGGTTTCAGATCCACCCCTGAGCCCACACACCAACAGGGAGAAGTATGCCGAGATGCTGTTTGAGACCTTCAGAACACCTGCAATGCACATCGCCTACCAGTCCCGCCTGTCCATGTACTCCTATGGCAGGACCTCCGGCTTGGTGGTGGAGGTCGGCCACGGCGTGTCCTACGTAGTCCCCATCTACGAGGGCTACCCTCTGCCCAGCATCACCGGACGGCTGGACTACGCGGGCTCTGACCTGACAACCTACTTGATGGGCCTGATGAACACTGCAGGGAAACACTTCACTGAGGGCCAGCTGGACATCGTGGAGGACATCAAGAAGAAATGCTGCTTTGTGGCCCTGGACCCCATTGAAGAGAAGAAAGTCCCAGCTACTCAGCATATGATCCAGTACACCCTGCCAG containing:
- the ACTL7A gene encoding actin-like protein 7A: MALESVWAPQAAVIGDGPSERVGEQGSPHTQVLQTASLKDGPAKRAVWVRRNHSEPETTTSPEVKKPKLELTKAVVVDLGTGYCKCGFAGLPKPTHRISTTVGKPYMETAKTGDNRKETFVGHELINPEVRLKLVNPLRHGIIVDWDTVQDIWEYLFHQEMKIAPEEHAVLVSDPPLSPHTNREKYAEMLFETFRTPAMHIAYQSRLSMYSYGRTSGLVVEVGHGVSYVVPIYEGYPLPSITGRLDYAGSDLTTYLMGLMNTAGKHFTEGQLDIVEDIKKKCCFVALDPIEEKKVPATQHMIQYTLPDGQAICLCQERFLCSEMFFKPSLIKSMQLGLHTQTVSCLNKCDIALKRDLMGNILLCGGSTMLRGFPNRLQKELSSMCPNDTPQVSVLPERDTAVWTGGSILASLQGFQPLWVHRSEYEEHGPFFLYRRCF